The Paenibacillus beijingensis nucleotide sequence TCAGCTTGTTCACACACGAAAAATATGCCCTCTCCGTTTGCATTTCATGCATTCGGGGAACGCTATTGATAACGATCCGCGTGCGAATGAAAGGAGACGATACAGATGCATACCGTCTGGAAAGGCGCCATCAGCTTCGGCCTGGTGCATGTGCCCGTCAAAATGTTTTCCGCCACCGAAGACAAAGATATTTCCCTGCGTATGCTGCATAAGAAATGCGGCAGCAACATCGCCTACGTCCGGCAGTGTCCCGTCTGCGAAACCGATGTCGAATGGGACGAAATCATCAAAGGATATGAATACGAAAAAGGGCATTACGTCACCTTTGAAAAGGAAGAGCTGGAGGCGCTCGGCGGCGAACGGTCGAAAAGCATCGAAATTCTCGACTTTGTCGCCTTGGAGGAAATCGATCCGATTTATTTTCAAAAGACGTATTATCTTTCTCCCGACCAGGCCGGCGGCGGAGCTTATTTGCTGCTGCTCGAAGCGATGAAGCAGACCGGCAAAATCGGCATCGCCAAAGTGTCGATCCGTTCCAAGAGCTCGCTGGCCGCCATCCGCGTCATCGAAGGCTGCCTGGCGATGGAGACGATTTTTTATCCCGATGAGATCCGACCGGTGACGCAGGTTCCGAATTTGCCGGAGAAGATGCAGACGAGCGACAAGGAACTGACGATGGCCAAAATGCTGATCGAACAGCTGTCCACCCCATTTGAGCCGGAAAAATATACCGACGATTACCGGGAGCGGATGCTCGAGACGATCCAGCATAAAGTGGCCGGCGAGGAAGTGCGTGTCGCGCCGAAGCACGAGCAGGCGCAGGTGCTCGATCTGATGGCCGCGCTGCAGGCCAGCCTCGAAGCGGCGAAAATCCCGCCTTCGGCAGCCGACAAGACACCGTCCCCGGCGAAGCCGAGAGGAAAGCGCGCCGCCGCTGCCGCCGCCGCGGATGCAGAACCGGCGGTAAAGAAACCGGCCAAGCCGCGCGCGAAGAAGCCGAAGGAAACCGT carries:
- a CDS encoding Ku protein, whose amino-acid sequence is MHTVWKGAISFGLVHVPVKMFSATEDKDISLRMLHKKCGSNIAYVRQCPVCETDVEWDEIIKGYEYEKGHYVTFEKEELEALGGERSKSIEILDFVALEEIDPIYFQKTYYLSPDQAGGGAYLLLLEAMKQTGKIGIAKVSIRSKSSLAAIRVIEGCLAMETIFYPDEIRPVTQVPNLPEKMQTSDKELTMAKMLIEQLSTPFEPEKYTDDYRERMLETIQHKVAGEEVRVAPKHEQAQVLDLMAALQASLEAAKIPPSAADKTPSPAKPRGKRAAAAAAADAEPAVKKPAKPRAKKPKETVS